From Candidatus Binatia bacterium, the proteins below share one genomic window:
- the lptD gene encoding LPS assembly protein LptD produces the protein MRCGFREAAARRVRWALLVFVLAAVAGGAGAQIRPVFESEQVTIDADEVTYDRRTDTVSARGNVVVKRGDTELHADEVRFNRITNIADASGRVLLSDPQGLLTADALSLNLEEETGIIEGANITSRLNQYSLQGARVEKGLGQSFRIRDGRFTTCRCAEGPPSWSISGEDLEVTLGGYGRLKGGTFNILDVPVLYVPRAIFPVELDRQTGFLVPQFGFSNRRGFQTLLPFYWAIDRSQDLTIAGDVETSARIGVVGEYRYFWPRDAAGVIETSYFNEFFRGQATGTSFEPVIPENRWSVVNQHRQPVAGPLQLYADSLVVSDDLFLREINTYAFTYGREVAVRTLPYTRTWGGLGAGWDRVAVRGQGVYYQNLLGPESQVLQRVPELDADAQMSFGRWALGELDLGGMLYQRGQGTDGMRLDVVPGVTVPLPVGRYAFGAVRAAFRETAYYVTDPDVVGPRYAGAPAVLPATANRALPIVHAGVGTSIARVFDFDLLGVDKVKHSIEPMLEYLYVPFVSQESLPFWDGVDRVDQRSLFTYGATTRLVGRFADPGLSPAPAPETESFLGGGDLGPADERYRELARLSLMQSADVLREIEPLQPGRAADHFSDIDFAGRVNPARALSFRFAANYDVSNNDLTATRVGLFVEDPWTARGERFLETRTSAGITYRFISGNQLREVNGNVVLRVTDWFGLFYAGRYDAVTSNFLGNYWGVRFISTCDCWSVDIAVNQRTSPSETEVRAQFVLVGLGASGPRTRVASGP, from the coding sequence ATGCGGTGCGGGTTTCGTGAGGCGGCGGCGCGGCGAGTCCGCTGGGCGCTGCTCGTTTTCGTCCTCGCCGCGGTTGCCGGTGGGGCGGGGGCGCAGATCCGCCCCGTCTTCGAGAGCGAGCAGGTTACCATCGACGCCGACGAGGTGACCTACGACCGGCGCACCGATACCGTCTCGGCGCGCGGCAACGTCGTGGTAAAACGGGGCGACACCGAGTTGCACGCCGACGAGGTGCGCTTCAACCGTATCACTAACATCGCCGATGCCAGTGGCCGGGTCCTGCTGAGCGACCCGCAAGGGCTGCTGACGGCCGATGCGCTTTCGCTCAATCTCGAGGAGGAAACCGGCATCATCGAAGGCGCCAATATCACCTCGCGCCTCAACCAGTATTCGCTGCAAGGCGCGCGGGTCGAAAAGGGGCTCGGCCAGAGTTTTCGTATTCGCGACGGCCGTTTCACCACATGCCGCTGCGCGGAGGGGCCTCCGAGCTGGAGCATCAGCGGCGAAGACCTCGAGGTAACCCTCGGGGGTTACGGCCGGTTGAAGGGAGGAACCTTCAACATCCTCGACGTGCCCGTGCTGTACGTGCCGCGCGCGATCTTCCCCGTGGAGCTGGATCGACAGACGGGTTTTCTGGTGCCGCAGTTCGGGTTCTCCAACCGCCGCGGCTTTCAGACGCTGCTGCCGTTCTACTGGGCGATCGACCGCAGTCAGGACTTAACGATCGCCGGCGACGTCGAGACGAGTGCGCGCATCGGAGTGGTCGGGGAGTACCGCTACTTCTGGCCCCGGGACGCGGCCGGAGTCATCGAGACCTCGTACTTCAACGAGTTCTTCCGCGGGCAGGCGACCGGTACGTCATTCGAGCCGGTGATTCCCGAGAACCGCTGGAGCGTGGTCAACCAGCACCGGCAGCCTGTCGCGGGGCCGCTGCAGCTCTACGCCGACTCGCTGGTGGTCAGCGACGATCTGTTCCTGCGCGAGATCAACACTTATGCCTTTACCTACGGTCGCGAGGTTGCGGTGCGGACGTTGCCGTACACGCGCACCTGGGGAGGGCTCGGGGCGGGATGGGATCGTGTCGCGGTGCGCGGGCAGGGCGTGTATTACCAGAACCTGCTCGGTCCCGAGTCGCAGGTGCTCCAGCGGGTGCCGGAGCTCGACGCCGATGCGCAGATGAGCTTCGGCCGCTGGGCCCTCGGCGAGCTCGATCTGGGGGGCATGTTATACCAGCGCGGACAGGGCACGGACGGCATGCGCCTCGACGTCGTGCCGGGGGTGACCGTGCCGCTGCCGGTGGGGCGGTACGCCTTCGGTGCCGTGCGCGCCGCGTTCCGGGAGACGGCCTATTACGTTACCGATCCGGACGTGGTCGGGCCGCGTTACGCGGGTGCGCCCGCCGTGCTGCCGGCCACCGCAAACCGCGCGTTGCCGATCGTCCACGCCGGCGTGGGCACGTCGATCGCGCGGGTGTTCGACTTCGATCTGCTCGGGGTCGACAAGGTGAAGCATTCGATCGAGCCGATGCTCGAATATCTCTATGTGCCGTTCGTATCGCAGGAGAGTCTGCCGTTCTGGGACGGTGTCGACCGCGTGGATCAGCGCAGTCTGTTCACGTACGGGGCCACGACCCGCCTGGTGGGGCGATTTGCCGACCCCGGCCTGTCGCCGGCTCCGGCACCGGAGACGGAGAGCTTTCTTGGCGGGGGCGATCTGGGTCCCGCGGACGAGCGTTACCGCGAGCTGGCGCGGTTATCGTTAATGCAGAGCGCCGACGTGCTGCGCGAGATCGAGCCTTTGCAGCCGGGGCGAGCGGCGGATCATTTCTCGGACATCGATTTTGCAGGTCGGGTCAATCCCGCGCGCGCGTTGTCGTTCCGCTTTGCGGCGAACTACGACGTGTCCAACAACGATCTGACGGCGACGCGGGTGGGGTTGTTCGTCGAGGATCCGTGGACGGCGCGGGGCGAGCGATTCCTGGAGACGCGCACGAGTGCCGGCATTACCTATCGGTTCATCAGCGGGAACCAGTTGCGCGAGGTCAACGGCAACGTCGTGTTGCGGGTTACGGACTGGTTCGGCCTGTTCTACGCCGGCCGTTACGACGCGGTGACGTCCAACTTCCTCGGCAACTACTGGGGGGTACGTTTTATTTCGACGTGCGATTGCTGGTCGGTGGATATCGCGGTTAACCAGCGCACCAGTCCGTCGGAAACGGAGGTGCGGGCCCAGTTCGTCCTGGTCGGGCTGGGCGCCAGCGGTCCGCGCACGCGCGTGGCCAGCGGCCCGTAA